A region from the Nitrospira sp. genome encodes:
- a CDS encoding OmpA family protein, with protein MASVVMLGVVMIVSQGCGMKWLQSDGEVSSAQSDKSKNWNGEGVNPNFPGMARGGASGELRGFSQNPDEERLAQSGYRASLNPSDVAVRRRAELTKEEKAAIEAGLQDVFFGYDQWTVSDAAMEALNRDASWLKDHPGAVLKIEGHCDERGTTDYNMVLGDKRAKAAKTYLHEAGISPKQVAIVSFGKEQPFCFDHAESCYQQNRRGHMLLQVKQ; from the coding sequence ATGGCCAGTGTGGTCATGCTGGGTGTAGTCATGATTGTGAGTCAAGGTTGCGGGATGAAATGGCTTCAGTCCGACGGAGAGGTCTCGTCAGCACAGTCTGACAAGTCAAAAAACTGGAATGGAGAAGGCGTCAATCCCAATTTCCCTGGCATGGCCCGTGGGGGGGCTTCAGGCGAACTCAGAGGGTTTTCTCAGAATCCCGATGAAGAGCGATTGGCCCAAAGCGGCTATCGAGCTTCGCTGAATCCTTCCGATGTCGCCGTAAGACGGCGCGCCGAATTGACGAAGGAAGAGAAGGCAGCCATTGAAGCAGGACTCCAAGACGTATTTTTTGGTTACGATCAGTGGACCGTATCCGATGCCGCTATGGAAGCGCTGAATCGCGATGCAAGCTGGTTGAAGGATCATCCTGGTGCCGTCCTGAAAATTGAAGGCCATTGCGACGAGCGAGGAACGACCGATTACAACATGGTTCTTGGCGACAAGCGGGCGAAGGCAGCAAAGACATACCTTCATGAAGCCGGAATCAGTCCCAAGCAGGTCGCTATTGTATCATTCGGTAAAGAGCAGCCGTTTTGCTTTGACCATGCCGAGTCATGCTACCAGCAAAATCGCCGTGGACACATGTTGCTTCAGGTGAAGCAGTAG